AGGCGGCGCGGAAAAAGCTGGCGGTGGCGAACCGGCTGGATCGCCTGAACTCGATCAGCGTCTCGGACGTGGAGCAGGCGCGTTCGGCGGTGAGCATGGCGCAGGCGGAAAGCGGCGTAAACAGGGCGATGCTCGACCGCTGCGTGCTGAAAGCGCCGTTCTCCGGCCGCGTGACCGAAACCCTGGTGCGCAACTGGGAAACGGTGCCGGAAGGCAAGCCGCTGCTGACGCTGTACGATGACAGCGCCTTTGAGCTGGAGATGATCGTGCCGTCGCGCTGGCTGCGCTGGCTGAAAGCCGGTACGCCGTTTACCGTGGCGCTGGATGAAACCGGGGAAAGCTACCCGGCGAAAATCGTCCGGCTGTCGTCGGCGGTGGATCCGGTCAGCCAGTCGGTGAAGGTGTTCGGCCGCATTGAAGAGCAGGGCGACGGCCTGCTGCTGCCCGGCATGAGCGGTGCGGCGCAGTTCAGCCTGCCCGCCACCTCCGACACGGCGGCGCAATGAGCGAGGTAAACCAGACCGCGGCAGCGGAAGGGCATCTGCGGGCGCTGAGCGAGCTGCTGCGCCTGCAGGGGCGGATGCGCGAGCTGGCCAGCAGCGACGAGCTGGCCTTCTTTATGGTCAATGAAACTCATCGCCTGACGCCCTACCGCCAGGCGCTGCTGTGGGACGGCGTCAGCGGCAGGCTGCGCGCCGTTTCCGGTATCGCCGCGCCGGACGGCCACGCGCCGTTCAGCCAGGAGATGGCCCGGCTGTGTGCCCGCTGGCAGCAGAGCTACGGCCAGCCCTCGCGGCTGGATGCCAGCGTGCTGGACCCCGCCGATCGCGCGGTGTGGCAGGAGTATCTGCCCGCGTACGGTCTGTGGCTGCCGCTGCCTGCCGCGCAGGGTGAAACCGCACTGGCGCTGCTGCTGCTGCGTGAAACGCCGTGGCAGGACGGCGAGCTGCTGCTGCTGAAAGAGCTGAGCGGGGCTTATGGTCACGCCTGGTTCGGGCTGAATCCACGGCGCGGCGCGAAGCGGCAGAAGCCGAAGCGCGGCAGGGTGATTGCCGCCTGCGCGCTGCTGCTGGCGCTGATGCTGATCCCGGTGCGCCAGTCGGTGATCGCGCCCGCAGAAGTGGTGGCGCATCGCCCGGCGCTGCTGCGTGCGCCGCTGGCCGGGGTGATTGATGAGATCCTCGTGCGGCCCAACCAGGCGGTGAAGCAGGGGCAGGCGCTGGTGCGTCTGGACTCCCGCGAGCTGCAGAACCAGCTGGAAAGCGCCAGGCAGCAGTTTGCCGCCAGCGACGGTGAATATCGCCAGGCGCAGCAGCAGGCACTGAGCGATGCCGATGCCAAAGCGCAGCTGGCGGTGCTGGCCAGCCGCCGCGAGCAGGGGCGCGCCGAGATGGCCTTCCTGCAGGCGCAGCTTGCGCGCACCGAACTGGTGGCCCCGCGTGACGGCGTGGCGATTTTTGACGACGTCAGCGATTTGACCGGCCGCCCGGTGGCGGTGGGCGAGAAAATAATGCTGGTGGCCGATCCGGCGGACAGCGAGCTGGAGATCCAGCTGCCCGCCGCCGACGCCATCGCGCTGGCCCCGGGGGCGGAGGTGCGGCTGTTCCTCAACGTCGCGCCGGATAACGCGGTGGCGGCGACGCTGCAGCAGACCGGCTACCGCGCGGCGCTGACGGCGGAAAATATTATGGCCTACCGGCTGCGCGCCGGATTTACTCAGCCGGTTCCGCTGCTGCGCGTCGGACTGAAGGGCAGTGCGAAAATCTACGGCGAGCGCACGGTGCTGATCGCCTGGCTGCTGCGTAAGCCCTGGTCGGCGATGCGAGTCTGGCTGGGAGTATAACCGTGGGGACGTCAGTTAACGGTACGGTTCCGGGTTCTCTTGCTGATACAGCGGCGGCGCTGGCTGCTCAGGGATCGGCTTCAGGCGCTGATGCGCCGCTGCATGCCGGTGGGGCTTCGTTGGCGCGTTCTGCCGCAAGTTCGGCTCCGCTGCCCGCGCTGCGCGAAGAGCTGATCCTGCATCGCGGCCCGGCGAACTGGGACGGTTCCCCCAGCTGGACGCTGGAAGATCCGCAGCGCGGGCGCTTTTTCCGCCTCGGCTGGCTGGAGATGGCGCTGCTGTCGCGCTGGTCGCTGGGCGATCGTCAGAGATTGATTGCCGAAGTGAATCAGCGGCTGCCGCTGGAGATCGGTGACGAGGAGGTGGAGAACTTTAGCCGTT
The sequence above is a segment of the Erwinia sp. SLM-02 genome. Coding sequences within it:
- a CDS encoding efflux RND transporter periplasmic adaptor subunit, which gives rise to MSEVNQTAAAEGHLRALSELLRLQGRMRELASSDELAFFMVNETHRLTPYRQALLWDGVSGRLRAVSGIAAPDGHAPFSQEMARLCARWQQSYGQPSRLDASVLDPADRAVWQEYLPAYGLWLPLPAAQGETALALLLLRETPWQDGELLLLKELSGAYGHAWFGLNPRRGAKRQKPKRGRVIAACALLLALMLIPVRQSVIAPAEVVAHRPALLRAPLAGVIDEILVRPNQAVKQGQALVRLDSRELQNQLESARQQFAASDGEYRQAQQQALSDADAKAQLAVLASRREQGRAEMAFLQAQLARTELVAPRDGVAIFDDVSDLTGRPVAVGEKIMLVADPADSELEIQLPAADAIALAPGAEVRLFLNVAPDNAVAATLQQTGYRAALTAENIMAYRLRAGFTQPVPLLRVGLKGSAKIYGERTVLIAWLLRKPWSAMRVWLGV
- a CDS encoding efflux RND transporter periplasmic adaptor subunit, which gives rise to MMVCADRALAEDAPPEPVRVQLSAVQQTTLSSGIAARINTLTVKEGDRVKQGATLLSFDCTMLKEKLNYASASEQAARKKLAVANRLDRLNSISVSDVEQARSAVSMAQAESGVNRAMLDRCVLKAPFSGRVTETLVRNWETVPEGKPLLTLYDDSAFELEMIVPSRWLRWLKAGTPFTVALDETGESYPAKIVRLSSAVDPVSQSVKVFGRIEEQGDGLLLPGMSGAAQFSLPATSDTAAQ